A region from the Brevibacterium paucivorans genome encodes:
- a CDS encoding tyrosine-protein phosphatase: MHQPTRIEIGGTFNFRDIGGWDTPAGRVAQGKVFRSDGLSSLTDDARARLQEMGIVTVIDLREERERTNAPNALGDLQVNHVHAPLFGNRLYPADRERPDRIVLEKRDLETLYGVLLDHFALNVAHVIDLVANAQGPLVYHCSAGKDRTGVVTAFIHELVGVARDDVVTDYNATEQFLGEEFLAAISANFANAGIVANLSETATQAPRVYMDNMLRRVDDEFGGVEQFLLSGGMNTKTPDLLRQKLLVD, translated from the coding sequence GTGCATCAACCGACACGCATTGAGATCGGCGGGACATTTAACTTCCGCGACATTGGGGGCTGGGACACGCCCGCTGGTCGCGTGGCGCAGGGCAAGGTGTTTCGCTCAGACGGGCTGTCTTCTTTGACTGACGACGCGCGGGCACGTCTGCAGGAGATGGGGATTGTCACGGTGATCGACCTGCGTGAAGAGCGGGAACGCACTAACGCGCCCAATGCGCTGGGAGATTTGCAGGTCAACCACGTTCACGCGCCACTGTTTGGCAACCGGCTCTACCCCGCTGACCGTGAACGACCAGACCGGATTGTGCTTGAGAAGCGTGACTTGGAGACCTTGTACGGTGTTCTGCTCGATCATTTTGCCCTCAACGTCGCGCACGTGATTGACCTGGTTGCCAATGCCCAAGGGCCATTGGTGTACCACTGTTCGGCTGGAAAAGACCGCACCGGGGTGGTCACGGCGTTCATCCACGAACTCGTAGGGGTCGCGCGCGACGATGTGGTGACCGACTACAACGCCACAGAGCAATTCTTGGGCGAAGAATTTTTGGCTGCCATCAGTGCAAACTTCGCAAACGCGGGCATTGTGGCCAACCTGTCAGAGACCGCAACCCAAGCTCCACGCGTCTACATGGACAACATGCTGCGGCGAGTAGACGACGAATTCGGGGGAGTGGAGCAGTTCCTTTTATCGGGTGGAATGAACACAAAAACGCCGGATCTGCTCCGCCAGAAACTGCTTGTAGATTAG
- a CDS encoding MazG nucleotide pyrophosphohydrolase domain-containing protein: protein MTQWEPVDPETLSTAEVVAYLRARCPWAAAHTHASLAPYLLEETYELLDAIEEYTTNPGSATRSELVGELGDVAYQVLFHAALLDQPNATPTSACPPTGNYVSPRAITEVGDRLRAKVVRRHPHVFETTGPTSIEDVERAYERIKADEKRDARNDATEDDVTEDAHEGDNLARDACASIPASMPALARTQAVLGRLDRVDLSAGRSEDVPGTPEPADEDVTETAIGQELLAVVQKAHAHGIDAEGALRRATDALIDERGSRASTDTH, encoded by the coding sequence GTGACGCAGTGGGAGCCGGTCGACCCTGAAACCCTGTCAACGGCCGAGGTCGTTGCCTACTTGCGTGCTCGCTGCCCCTGGGCGGCCGCGCACACGCATGCCAGCCTGGCCCCGTACCTGTTAGAAGAGACGTACGAACTGCTCGACGCGATCGAGGAGTACACCACAAACCCCGGCTCCGCGACCCGCTCGGAACTAGTCGGGGAACTGGGCGATGTGGCATATCAGGTCCTTTTCCACGCGGCACTGCTCGACCAGCCCAACGCGACACCCACCTCGGCGTGCCCACCCACCGGAAACTACGTGAGCCCCCGCGCCATCACCGAGGTGGGGGACAGGTTGCGCGCGAAAGTGGTCCGGCGTCACCCGCACGTTTTTGAGACCACCGGCCCTACCAGCATCGAGGATGTCGAACGGGCCTATGAACGCATCAAAGCAGACGAAAAACGGGACGCCCGCAACGACGCCACTGAAGACGATGTCACTGAAGATGCGCACGAGGGTGATAACTTGGCCCGTGACGCATGCGCGTCGATCCCAGCCAGCATGCCGGCGCTCGCCCGGACGCAAGCGGTACTGGGCCGCTTAGACCGGGTGGACCTGAGCGCAGGGCGTAGCGAGGACGTTCCCGGTACACCGGAGCCTGCGGACGAAGATGTCACAGAAACCGCCATAGGCCAGGAACTGTTAGCAGTTGTCCAGAAAGCGCACGCGCACGGGATTGACGCCGAAGGAGCTTTGCGTCGCGCCACCGACGCACTTATCGACGAAAGAGGTAGTCGTGCATCAACCGACACGCATTGA
- the mfd gene encoding transcription-repair coupling factor, with amino-acid sequence MSLTGISASVSELPGFTQAVDALKTDPGGSIDVVKGLWPFLIAQASATAPVVAVTSTGREAEELTEALADHLAPSSVAFFPSWETLPHERLSPRSDTVGKRLSVLRALSHPGERPLSVVVTTVRALLQPIVKGLGDLEPVTIKVGDEHDLTELAERLSHLAYSRVDMVSRRGEFAVRGGIIDIFPPTEDSALRVEFFGDEVEEIRRFSVADQRSIEAEEGAEVPHVWAPPCREVLLSSKVRERAAALVEQIPAAADMLTKIADGVAVDGMESLAPVLADGMEPLLARLPSTTRIVVLSPERVETRAADLVATTDEFLAAAWTSATSGGKAPIDLSPASFRTLEETRTAADQLSLPWWEVGGFARDEELVEVTDNHVTIDAREPRGYAGDVEAVLTDVRDHVSHEWNVYVLTEGKGSGERLVEVFSSADIPAHFEPVIEAPAPAATVTVTTAATYAGFVSETAKLAVLTESEVLGRSVQNSRQGRKSLPRRRRRGQVDPLDLKPGDYVVHEQHGVGRFVELVQRTTRKGKDSLTREYLVIEYAPSKRGHPGDRLFVPSDSLDQVTRYVGGESPSVNKMGGADWAKTKQRARKAVKEIAGELVRLYSARMASQGFQFSPDTPWQRELEDAFRYVETTDQLTTIDEVKEDMEKPLPMDRLICGDVGYGKTEVAVRAAFKAVQDGKQVAVLVPTTLLVQQHFETFRERYAGFPVTVGKLSRFQTPKESQQTKDDIHSGKLDVVIGTHRLLSGEVRFKNLGLVIIDEEQRFGVEHKETLKAMRTNVDVLAMSATPIPRTLEMAVTGIREMSTLATPPEERHPVLTYVGKYEEKQVTAAIRRELLREGQVFFIHNRVQDIDAVATRIAELVPEARIAVAHGKMGEQQLEKVIVDFWEKQYDVLVCTTIVETGIDIANANTLIVDRADRMGLSQLHQLRGRVGRGRERAYAYFLYPSDIELTETAHDRLETVAAHTELGAGMQVAMKDLEIRGAGNLLGGQQSGHVEGVGFDLYVRMVGEAVANFKGEAEEELPEMRIELPIDAHLPTTYVEQERLRLEAYRKLATATDETAVQEVLAELTDRYGPYPPEVAVLADVARLRIRARASGISDIVAQGNNIRFGPVELADSQVVRLKRLYPRSLIKPAVRSVLVPKPTSGQGFAASDVTDVALLEWCMKFLNAILPVEKADSETAGDDKPDSGGGEKGES; translated from the coding sequence GTGTCTTTGACGGGAATCTCTGCAAGCGTGTCCGAACTCCCCGGCTTCACCCAAGCCGTCGATGCCCTCAAAACAGATCCAGGAGGGTCCATCGATGTGGTGAAGGGCCTGTGGCCGTTCCTCATCGCTCAAGCAAGCGCGACCGCTCCTGTAGTGGCCGTGACATCGACAGGGCGGGAAGCCGAAGAACTTACCGAAGCTCTCGCCGACCACCTGGCTCCCTCATCTGTTGCGTTCTTCCCCAGCTGGGAAACCCTGCCACATGAACGCCTTTCGCCCCGGTCGGACACAGTGGGTAAGCGCCTGTCCGTGTTGCGCGCGCTCAGCCACCCCGGCGAACGTCCACTGTCCGTCGTCGTCACCACGGTTCGCGCGCTCTTACAGCCGATCGTGAAAGGGCTGGGTGACCTGGAACCCGTCACCATCAAAGTGGGTGACGAACACGATCTGACAGAACTCGCTGAACGCTTGTCACATTTGGCGTATTCGCGCGTCGACATGGTGTCGCGAAGGGGAGAGTTCGCCGTCCGAGGCGGCATTATCGACATCTTTCCGCCCACCGAAGATTCGGCACTGCGCGTCGAGTTCTTCGGCGATGAGGTAGAAGAGATCCGGCGGTTCTCGGTTGCCGATCAGCGTTCGATCGAGGCTGAAGAAGGTGCCGAGGTGCCCCACGTGTGGGCGCCTCCGTGCCGCGAGGTTCTCTTGTCATCGAAGGTGCGCGAACGGGCCGCGGCCCTGGTTGAGCAGATCCCTGCCGCGGCCGACATGCTCACCAAAATCGCTGACGGTGTTGCCGTGGACGGGATGGAGTCGCTGGCCCCCGTGCTGGCCGACGGCATGGAACCACTGCTCGCCCGCCTTCCCAGCACCACCCGCATTGTGGTGCTTTCCCCCGAAAGGGTCGAAACACGGGCAGCGGACCTCGTGGCGACAACAGACGAGTTCTTGGCGGCCGCGTGGACCTCTGCCACCTCGGGAGGAAAGGCCCCCATTGACCTGTCCCCGGCGAGCTTCCGCACTTTGGAGGAGACCCGCACGGCCGCAGACCAACTCAGCCTTCCATGGTGGGAAGTGGGCGGGTTCGCCCGCGATGAAGAGCTGGTGGAGGTCACGGACAACCACGTCACGATCGACGCCCGCGAACCGCGCGGTTACGCAGGCGACGTTGAAGCGGTGCTCACCGACGTGCGTGACCACGTTTCGCACGAGTGGAACGTGTACGTACTCACGGAAGGTAAAGGCTCGGGCGAACGGCTTGTCGAGGTGTTCTCGAGTGCGGACATCCCAGCGCACTTTGAACCGGTGATCGAGGCTCCCGCGCCGGCGGCCACCGTCACCGTGACCACGGCCGCCACGTACGCGGGATTCGTGAGTGAGACCGCGAAACTTGCCGTTCTCACCGAGTCCGAGGTGTTGGGCCGTTCCGTGCAGAACAGTCGCCAAGGGCGTAAGTCCCTTCCGCGCAGGCGTCGCCGTGGGCAGGTGGACCCGCTTGACCTGAAGCCAGGCGACTATGTGGTTCACGAACAGCACGGAGTGGGGCGCTTCGTGGAGCTGGTTCAGCGCACCACACGCAAGGGTAAGGACTCGCTGACCCGCGAATACTTAGTGATCGAATACGCGCCGTCCAAACGTGGCCACCCGGGCGACCGTTTGTTTGTGCCGTCCGACTCGCTCGATCAGGTCACCCGCTATGTGGGTGGCGAGAGCCCATCCGTCAACAAGATGGGCGGGGCCGACTGGGCGAAGACCAAACAGCGCGCTCGCAAAGCGGTCAAGGAGATCGCGGGCGAGCTGGTGCGACTGTACTCGGCGCGCATGGCTTCGCAAGGCTTCCAGTTCTCACCGGATACGCCGTGGCAGCGGGAGCTGGAGGACGCGTTCCGGTACGTCGAAACCACTGACCAGCTCACAACGATCGACGAGGTGAAAGAGGACATGGAGAAGCCTCTCCCCATGGACCGTCTGATCTGCGGTGATGTGGGTTATGGAAAGACCGAGGTGGCAGTCCGGGCCGCTTTCAAGGCAGTTCAGGACGGCAAGCAGGTGGCGGTGCTGGTTCCCACCACTTTGTTGGTTCAACAGCACTTTGAGACGTTTAGGGAACGGTACGCGGGATTCCCCGTCACAGTGGGTAAGCTTTCACGTTTCCAGACTCCAAAGGAGTCACAGCAGACCAAGGACGACATTCATTCCGGCAAGCTCGATGTGGTGATCGGAACTCACCGTCTGCTGTCCGGTGAAGTGCGTTTTAAAAACCTGGGCCTTGTCATCATTGACGAAGAGCAGCGCTTTGGGGTGGAGCACAAAGAGACACTCAAAGCGATGCGCACAAATGTGGACGTGCTTGCGATGAGTGCGACTCCGATTCCACGCACGCTGGAAATGGCTGTGACGGGAATCCGTGAAATGTCTACACTGGCCACTCCGCCGGAGGAGCGCCACCCCGTGCTCACCTACGTGGGCAAATATGAGGAAAAGCAGGTCACTGCAGCGATTCGCCGTGAACTTTTGCGCGAAGGTCAAGTGTTCTTCATCCACAACCGTGTCCAAGATATTGATGCGGTAGCCACCCGGATAGCCGAACTTGTTCCGGAAGCTCGCATCGCTGTTGCGCACGGAAAAATGGGCGAACAGCAGTTGGAAAAAGTGATTGTCGACTTCTGGGAAAAGCAGTACGACGTGTTGGTCTGCACCACGATCGTGGAGACCGGAATCGACATTGCGAACGCCAACACGCTGATCGTGGACCGGGCCGACCGCATGGGCTTGTCCCAACTCCACCAGCTCAGGGGCCGCGTGGGCCGTGGCCGGGAGCGCGCATATGCGTACTTCCTCTACCCGTCCGACATCGAACTGACCGAAACCGCTCACGACCGCCTCGAAACCGTTGCCGCCCACACCGAACTGGGCGCGGGTATGCAGGTGGCGATGAAAGACCTCGAAATCCGAGGTGCCGGGAACCTGCTGGGCGGCCAACAGTCCGGGCACGTCGAAGGCGTGGGCTTCGACCTGTATGTGCGCATGGTGGGTGAAGCGGTCGCTAACTTTAAGGGTGAAGCAGAAGAAGAGCTCCCGGAAATGCGGATCGAGCTCCCCATCGACGCGCACCTGCCAACCACTTACGTCGAGCAGGAACGGTTGCGCTTGGAGGCGTACCGCAAACTGGCAACGGCAACCGATGAGACTGCTGTGCAAGAAGTCCTCGCCGAACTCACCGACCGCTACGGGCCGTACCCGCCAGAAGTCGCGGTGCTGGCCGATGTCGCCCGCCTGCGTATCCGCGCACGCGCCTCCGGAATCAGCGACATCGTTGCGCAAGGAAACAACATCCGATTCGGACCCGTGGAACTCGCCGATTCGCAAGTCGTACGACTCAAACGCCTCTACCCGCGGTCCCTCATCAAACCCGCGGTGCGTTCCGTGCTGGTACCCAAACCCACCTCGGGACAGGGATTCGCCGCCAGCGACGTCACGGACGTGGCCCTGCTGGAGTGGTGCATGAAGTTCCTCAACGCGATCCTGCCGGTCGAAAAGGCGGACAGTGAAACGGCAGGCGACGATAAGCCAGACAGTGGCGGCGGCGAAAAGGGGGAGTCGTGA
- a CDS encoding rhomboid family intramembrane serine protease produces MSQSHKSGDEDSLGAIGVDVAKRLASPLIMLAVMWLIRISDFVIPIRFNGAGLRSWDFSHWYGIFTMPFLHSSWPHLLANSLPFLVLGGLVVADGVARFWAVTGIVMVTSAVGTFFLNEPGTVTVGASGLVFGYFGYLAVAAFFARTWSGRITRGIISLVVIGVYGSAMLFGVLPRLGHISWQAHLFGLIGGVCAAWVILKWAGNRKSQRPRAGSTGATGGTTAGTGDPELDAILRNLD; encoded by the coding sequence ATGAGCCAGTCGCACAAATCAGGTGACGAAGACAGTTTGGGTGCAATCGGGGTCGATGTTGCGAAACGCTTAGCGTCTCCCCTCATCATGCTCGCGGTCATGTGGCTGATCCGCATTTCTGACTTTGTGATTCCCATCCGGTTCAACGGCGCAGGACTACGGTCGTGGGACTTTTCGCACTGGTATGGGATTTTCACCATGCCGTTCTTGCACTCGTCGTGGCCTCACTTGTTGGCGAACTCGCTTCCGTTCCTGGTGTTAGGCGGGCTGGTCGTTGCCGACGGGGTTGCGCGTTTCTGGGCCGTGACAGGGATTGTCATGGTCACAAGCGCTGTTGGCACGTTTTTTCTCAACGAACCGGGTACCGTCACGGTTGGGGCCTCTGGTTTGGTGTTCGGCTATTTTGGGTACCTTGCTGTCGCCGCGTTCTTCGCACGCACGTGGTCAGGACGCATTACGCGCGGAATCATTTCCCTGGTTGTTATTGGGGTGTATGGCAGCGCCATGCTGTTTGGCGTTCTCCCCCGGTTGGGCCACATTTCTTGGCAAGCGCACCTCTTTGGGCTCATTGGCGGAGTGTGCGCAGCCTGGGTCATCCTCAAGTGGGCCGGGAACAGGAAGTCGCAACGACCTCGGGCCGGCTCCACTGGAGCGACCGGCGGGACAACAGCTGGCACCGGGGACCCGGAACTTGACGCCATCCTCCGGAACCTGGACTAG
- the pth gene encoding aminoacyl-tRNA hydrolase produces the protein MRYLIIGLGNPGPRYAGTRHNIGHMVLDELVRRCGATLGSTKTRAVAASVADLGGVVGTKSVLMKSATYMNESGLPVRQLADFYSIDPDHVIAIHDDVDLPFDSIKLKLGGGEGGHNGLRSMSKHLGTRDYLRVRAGVGRPPGRMDTADFVLQNFSSTERKNLPIFVSDCADAVEDLVLKGLTEAQQRYHSRQS, from the coding sequence ATGCGATACCTGATTATTGGTCTGGGTAATCCGGGTCCACGTTACGCGGGTACCCGGCACAACATCGGACACATGGTGCTAGACGAACTCGTACGCAGGTGCGGGGCCACACTGGGGTCCACGAAAACTCGAGCCGTCGCGGCAAGTGTGGCCGACCTCGGCGGGGTTGTGGGTACCAAGTCCGTCCTGATGAAGTCCGCAACCTACATGAACGAATCCGGGCTTCCCGTGCGCCAGCTGGCTGACTTCTATTCGATTGACCCTGACCACGTGATCGCTATTCACGACGATGTGGACCTGCCGTTTGACTCGATCAAGCTCAAACTGGGTGGGGGAGAAGGCGGGCACAATGGCCTTCGGTCGATGAGCAAGCACCTGGGTACCCGCGACTACTTGCGGGTGCGCGCCGGAGTGGGCCGACCGCCCGGACGCATGGACACGGCAGACTTCGTGTTGCAGAACTTCTCAAGTACGGAACGCAAAAACCTGCCCATTTTTGTCTCCGACTGTGCCGACGCCGTTGAAGACTTGGTGCTTAAAGGGCTCACGGAAGCCCAGCAGCGGTACCACTCGCGTCAGAGCTAG
- a CDS encoding 50S ribosomal protein L25/general stress protein Ctc, whose protein sequence is MADIKLEAELRENYGKGYARRTRAAGRVPAVLYGHGSEPAHLSFDGHAIMMAMKNPNSLVEISTADGKLKSLAVARDIQRHPVRRDIIHVDFIIVKRGEKIEVDIPVSPVGDAAPGTLVSVETQTLRVMADATQIPEHFELSIEGREVGDHLLAKDVKLPEGVELVDDEDMMLIHVAAEMTEAELESELESEAVDEEVAASTGAEPSDEAAKESSDDE, encoded by the coding sequence ATGGCTGACATTAAGCTCGAAGCCGAACTCCGTGAGAACTACGGTAAGGGATATGCCCGCCGTACCCGTGCCGCTGGACGTGTTCCTGCAGTGCTCTACGGTCACGGATCCGAACCTGCTCACCTCTCATTTGACGGCCACGCCATTATGATGGCGATGAAGAACCCAAACTCGCTGGTCGAGATCTCGACTGCTGATGGCAAGCTCAAGAGCCTCGCAGTTGCTCGTGACATCCAGCGCCACCCGGTTCGCCGCGACATCATCCACGTTGACTTCATCATCGTGAAGCGCGGTGAAAAGATTGAGGTTGACATTCCAGTTTCGCCAGTTGGCGACGCTGCTCCTGGAACCCTTGTTTCGGTTGAAACCCAGACTCTGCGTGTTATGGCAGACGCCACCCAGATTCCCGAACACTTCGAACTCTCCATCGAAGGACGCGAAGTTGGTGACCACCTCCTTGCAAAGGATGTGAAACTGCCAGAAGGCGTCGAACTGGTTGACGACGAAGACATGATGCTCATCCACGTCGCAGCTGAAATGACCGAAGCTGAACTCGAATCTGAGCTCGAATCCGAAGCAGTCGACGAAGAAGTTGCAGCATCAACCGGTGCTGAGCCTTCCGACGAAGCTGCTAAAGAATCATCTGACGACGAGTAA
- a CDS encoding ribose-phosphate diphosphokinase — MNSITAAGEKKLVLVSGRAHEELAQQVAENLGTELLPADVYNFANGEIYVRFSESVRGCDAFVLQSHCAPINEWLMEQLIMVDALKRASAKRITVIAPFFPYARQDKKHRGREPISARLVADLYRTAGADRIITVDLHTAQIQGFFDGPVDHLVALPILSDYVKSNYEQPLAVVSPDAGRIKVAENWSAALGGCPLAFIHKTRDIDRPNQTKANRVVGDVKGRMCVLVDDMIDTGGTIVQAAEACMADGATGVVIVATHPVFSGPAVERLKNSVANEVIVTNTLPLSEEKIFDKLTVLSIAPLLGRAVHEVFEDGSVTSLFNI, encoded by the coding sequence GTGAACTCGATTACCGCCGCAGGCGAAAAGAAACTTGTTCTCGTTTCTGGGCGTGCACACGAAGAGCTAGCCCAGCAAGTCGCAGAAAATCTGGGTACTGAGCTTCTTCCAGCTGATGTGTACAACTTTGCGAACGGCGAAATCTATGTTCGCTTTTCTGAGTCTGTACGCGGATGTGACGCATTTGTTCTGCAAAGCCACTGCGCACCCATCAACGAATGGTTGATGGAACAGCTCATTATGGTTGACGCACTGAAGCGTGCATCGGCCAAGCGCATCACTGTTATCGCCCCATTCTTCCCATACGCTCGCCAGGACAAGAAGCACCGCGGACGTGAACCTATTTCCGCCCGCCTCGTCGCTGACTTGTACCGCACTGCAGGCGCCGACCGCATCATCACCGTGGATCTCCACACCGCACAGATCCAGGGCTTCTTCGACGGTCCCGTGGACCACTTGGTCGCCCTGCCGATCCTGTCTGACTACGTCAAGAGCAACTATGAGCAACCACTCGCGGTTGTCTCCCCAGACGCGGGACGCATCAAGGTCGCTGAGAACTGGTCGGCTGCTTTGGGTGGTTGCCCACTGGCATTTATCCACAAGACTCGCGACATTGACCGTCCAAACCAGACCAAAGCCAACCGCGTGGTGGGTGACGTCAAGGGGCGCATGTGCGTTCTCGTTGATGACATGATCGACACGGGTGGCACCATTGTGCAGGCCGCCGAGGCGTGTATGGCTGACGGTGCAACCGGAGTTGTCATTGTGGCAACGCACCCGGTGTTCTCCGGGCCTGCAGTAGAGCGGTTGAAGAACTCGGTTGCTAACGAAGTGATCGTGACAAACACGCTTCCGCTGAGCGAAGAAAAGATCTTCGACAAGCTCACCGTTCTGTCGATCGCTCCGCTCTTGGGACGAGCAGTTCACGAAGTATTCGAGGACGGTTCGGTTACGAGCCTCTTCAACATTTAA
- the glmU gene encoding bifunctional UDP-N-acetylglucosamine diphosphorylase/glucosamine-1-phosphate N-acetyltransferase GlmU, with the protein MTQQSPAAVIVLAAGAGTRMKSSTPKVMHPIGGRSLLHHAVDAAAGVNPDHLVVVLRHERDRVGEHVSQIAQARECAVLVADQDDVPGTGRAVECALTQLPQDLTGTVVVTYGDVPLLEADTINDLVAFHEEHSNAATVLSAHVEQPRGYGRIVRDATGTLEKIVEEKDATEQERAITEINSGIYAFDAGVLRSSLASVGTDNAQGEKYLTDVIGIARSQGSAVAALATDDVWQVEGANDRVQLAALGKELNRRNVEKWMRAGVTVVDPDTTWIDSDVTLNPDVTILPGVQLHGACDIATGAVIGPDTTLSDTEVGEGAQVIRTHAQLAVVRAGATVGPFAYLRPGTDLGENGKIGTFVETKNAQIGSGSKVPHLTYVGDATIGKNSNIGASSVFVNYDGVNKHRTVVGDNVRTGSDTMFVAPVTVGDGAYSGAGTVIRKDVPAGALAITVAPQRNIEEWVVKNRPGTPAADAASANKETDEQ; encoded by the coding sequence ATGACGCAGCAGTCGCCAGCTGCCGTAATCGTTCTCGCCGCTGGAGCGGGAACCCGTATGAAGTCCTCCACGCCCAAAGTGATGCACCCTATTGGTGGTCGATCACTGTTGCACCACGCAGTCGATGCGGCTGCGGGTGTCAACCCCGATCACCTGGTCGTCGTTTTGCGCCACGAGCGTGACCGAGTGGGTGAACACGTTTCACAGATCGCCCAGGCACGTGAATGCGCGGTGCTGGTGGCAGATCAAGATGACGTTCCGGGTACCGGGCGCGCCGTTGAGTGTGCGCTCACCCAACTTCCACAAGACCTCACTGGAACCGTCGTAGTGACCTACGGCGATGTCCCTCTGTTGGAAGCGGACACCATTAACGACTTGGTGGCTTTCCACGAAGAACACTCCAACGCGGCTACGGTTTTGTCCGCTCACGTGGAACAACCTCGGGGTTACGGCCGGATCGTGCGCGACGCGACCGGGACACTCGAGAAGATCGTGGAAGAAAAGGACGCCACGGAACAAGAGCGCGCAATCACCGAGATCAACTCGGGCATCTACGCTTTTGACGCCGGAGTGTTGCGTTCATCTTTGGCTTCGGTTGGAACCGACAACGCACAGGGCGAAAAGTACCTCACGGACGTGATCGGTATTGCCCGCTCGCAGGGGTCGGCTGTTGCTGCTTTGGCCACTGACGACGTGTGGCAGGTCGAAGGTGCAAATGACCGGGTCCAGCTTGCAGCACTTGGAAAAGAGCTCAACCGACGCAACGTCGAGAAGTGGATGCGTGCCGGCGTTACGGTCGTGGATCCTGACACCACGTGGATCGACTCGGATGTGACCCTGAACCCTGACGTCACCATCCTTCCGGGCGTTCAGCTTCACGGAGCGTGCGATATCGCTACCGGAGCTGTGATTGGCCCGGACACCACCCTGTCAGACACCGAGGTGGGAGAAGGCGCGCAGGTCATCCGGACTCACGCTCAACTCGCCGTGGTGCGAGCAGGTGCAACGGTAGGTCCGTTTGCATATCTGCGTCCCGGAACGGACTTGGGTGAAAACGGCAAGATCGGCACGTTTGTCGAAACGAAGAACGCACAGATCGGATCTGGTTCGAAGGTTCCGCACCTCACGTATGTGGGTGACGCGACGATCGGTAAGAACTCCAACATCGGTGCATCGAGCGTTTTCGTCAACTATGACGGTGTGAACAAGCACCGCACTGTAGTGGGCGACAACGTGCGCACAGGCTCCGACACCATGTTCGTCGCACCTGTGACCGTGGGCGACGGAGCATACTCCGGAGCCGGTACGGTCATTCGAAAGGATGTTCCTGCAGGTGCACTGGCCATAACCGTTGCGCCTCAGCGTAATATTGAAGAGTGGGTGGTTAAGAACCGACCAGGAACCCCCGCTGCCGACGCTGCTTCTGCCAACAAGGAGACGGACGAACAGTGA